The following nucleotide sequence is from Pseudomonas sp. RC10.
TGACCTGCTGCCAGGGCAAGTGGCCGCGGCGATCAAACGCCTGGAACGCGAATTGGACATTCGCCTGTTCGCCCGTTCGACCCGCAGCCTGCGCCTCACGGCAGAGGGCGAGCAATACCTGCCGACAGCGCGAGCGGTGCTCGATGCGTTGAAAGAAGGGCGCGAAAAACTTCGCCGCGAAAGCGCCGAGCTGCAGGGCACGCTGCAAGTGTCCATGCCGTCGGATTTGGGGCGCAATGTGATGCTGGAATGGCTGACCGGGTTTCGTCGGCAGCATCCTTCGTTGAACCTGCGCCTCTTCGTCTCCGATCAAGTGGCCGATATTTTCCGCGATCCAGTGGACGTGGCGATTCGCAGCGGCGTGATCGAAGACGCCAATTACATCGCGCTGCCGCTGGCCCCCTGGAATCGCCGCGTATTGGTGGCCTCCCCCGATTATCTGGCGCGCAAGGGGCGGCCTGCGGCGTCCGATGATCTGCTGCAGCACGACTGCCTGCTGTACATCATTCATGGCCGGGTTTATGACAAATGGCCGGTGGGCGGGCGGGTGTTCACGGTCGCGGGGCCGCTGCTGACCGACGATGCCGATCTGGTTCGTCGTTGGGCGGTGGCGGGCGAGGGCATCGCTTATAAATCGTGGGTCGATGTGCGCGAGGATGTGCTGGCGGGAAGATTGGAGCTGCTGCTGCCGGATTACCATGGCGAACTGGCGCCGCTGAATTTCGTTTATCCCCATCGTCAGCAATATTCTCCGGCAGTGCAGCAGCTGTATTCGATGTTGAAGAGCCGGTTTGCGGAGTCTGAAAGCGGGTTGCCGACGTTGTTGTAAGCGCAGTGCACATCTTGTCACTGGGCAAACACGGACTTCCTGTAGGAGCGAATTCATTCGCGAAAGGGTGTCCTGGCAACACGTCCTCGTCGTTTGGTCCACCTTTCACGAATGCATTCGATCCCACAGGTTTTGCCTTTCCACGCGATCAGGGTGTCAGCGAGCAGGTCAATGGGAATGCCGTGGCTCGCCGCTTCTGGCAATCACCCTCAAGTGCAACGTCGCGGGTTCCAGACACCCCCCTGTCGACAGTTGCCCCACCAACTGGCGATACAGCTCCTGCCACGGCGTTTGGGACGCA
It contains:
- a CDS encoding LysR substrate-binding domain-containing protein, with translation MIRIDDLTLFVRTAALGSFSNAAREVDLLPGQVAAAIKRLERELDIRLFARSTRSLRLTAEGEQYLPTARAVLDALKEGREKLRRESAELQGTLQVSMPSDLGRNVMLEWLTGFRRQHPSLNLRLFVSDQVADIFRDPVDVAIRSGVIEDANYIALPLAPWNRRVLVASPDYLARKGRPAASDDLLQHDCLLYIIHGRVYDKWPVGGRVFTVAGPLLTDDADLVRRWAVAGEGIAYKSWVDVREDVLAGRLELLLPDYHGELAPLNFVYPHRQQYSPAVQQLYSMLKSRFAESESGLPTLL